Sequence from the Pirellulales bacterium genome:
GCCGGTCGTCGTGCTCGATAATCCCAGCCACGGCGAATACATCGTGATCTTCGACCCGCTCGACGGGTCGAGCAACGTCGACGTCAACGTCAGCGTTGGCACGATCTTTTCCATCTTGCGGCGCGATCATGCGAACTCGGCCCATCCCGACCGCGACGTGCTGCAGCCGGGACTGAAACAAATCGCCGCCGGCTACGTGCTCTACAGTTCGAGCACGATGATGGTCTATACGACCGGCTACGGTGTGAACGGGTTTACGCTCGACCCGTCGATCGGGGCCTTCGTGCTCAGTCATCCGAACATGCGGATGCCCGAACGCGGCAGCATCTACTCGTGCAACGAGGCCAACGCCGACGGCTTTCCCGAGTATGTGCGGAGATATCTGTATTGGCTCAAGTCGGGTGCGGACGGCACGGTCTACTCGTCGCGCTATATCGGCGCCCTGGTGGCCGATTTCCACCGCACGCTGCTCAAGGGTGGCATCTTCCTCTACCCGCCGACGGTGCACTTTCCGCACGGCAAATTGCGACTGATGTACGAGGCCAACCCGATTGCCATGCTGGCCGAACAGGCGG
This genomic interval carries:
- the fbp gene encoding class 1 fructose-bisphosphatase, with the protein product MSAPSTDLTRINNGQIVSCAPPATAEQHILLQQSEKAPHASGNFSWLLCGITLATKMVASEVRRAGLNNALGTTGDTNVQGEIVQKLDVFANEALLHCLGNRGNVGVLASEENEKPVVVLDNPSHGEYIVIFDPLDGSSNVDVNVSVGTIFSILRRDHANSAHPDRDVLQPGLKQIAAGYVLYSSSTMMVYTTGYGVNGFTLDPSIGAFVLSHPNMRMPERGSIYSCNEANADGFPEYVRRYLYWLKSGADGTVYSSRYIGALVADFHRTLLKGGIFLYPPTVHFPHGKLRLMYEANPIAMLAEQAGGMASDGSRRILEIEPETLHQRTPLFVGSPYLVERLHEFARQNRRG